From Solanum lycopersicum chromosome 8, SLM_r2.1, the proteins below share one genomic window:
- the LOC104648871 gene encoding uncharacterized protein: MSSRQSKEGRATMLIVDMDISRLMVYMQQVEEEKLIDREEFKNKRAKIRKRGSIAQGGGKPPACSKCGRNHSGTYRKGSTSCFKCVQNGNFMRKCPKNKKGYGNGGNTTQSSSVAPLNRAAPRGTTSSNGGGTNHLYVINSRQEDSPDTVTGMIQVFDLTIYALLDPEASLYFVTPYVAMNVDVIPEQLNESFNVSTPVGEYILADTLS; encoded by the exons ATGAGCAGCAGACAG AGCAAGGAAGGAAGGGCTACAATGCTGATAGTTGACATGGATATCTCAAGGTTGATGGTCTATATGCAACAGGTTGAGGAAGAGAAGCTAATAGATAGGGAAgagtttaagaacaagagagcTAAAATAAGGAAACGA GGGAGCATAGCACAAGGGGGTGGTAAACCTCCTGCATGCTCCAAGTGTGGTAGGAACCATTCAGGTACTTATCGTAAGGGCTCCACTAGTTGTTTCAAGTGTGTTCAAAATGGAAATTTCATGCGAAAGTGtccaaagaacaagaagggataTGGTAATGGGGGCAATACAACCCAGTCTTCTTCAGTTGCTCCATTAAACAGAGCTGCACCTAGAGGTACTACTTCTAGTAATGGTGGAGGAACAAACCACTTATATGTTATCAACAGTCGCCAAGAGGATTCTCCAGATACTGTTACTGGTATGATCCAAGTCTTTGACCTTACTATTTATGCTTTGCTAGATCCAGAAGcgagtttatattttgtaactccATATGTTGCTATGAATGTTGATGTTATTCCTGAGCAACTTAATGAGTCATTTAATGTTTCTACACCTGTTGGTGAGTATATTCTAGCAGATACTCTATCGTGA